A region from the Benincasa hispida cultivar B227 chromosome 8, ASM972705v1, whole genome shotgun sequence genome encodes:
- the LOC120083413 gene encoding SET and MYND domain-containing protein 4 isoform X5 — translation MEKLKSLVPENLKQMVGSNTADDLSSSCSFLLRLFQQSQLFFQVIRDVAVDPENALCGKKMDAALELKRQGNQCFLKGDYANALVYYSQALQVAPMNAVDMDKNLVATLYVNRASVLHKMDMQLECLRDCNRALQISSTYAKAWYRRGKANVSMENFDDAICDFQISKHVEVSFNGKKQIDDELKVIQHHHNRSNPVNEHSKSKLDDFGMLDEPIQVKLHVTTSDKGRGMVSPTELPPSSLVHVEEPYALVILKHCRETHCHYCLNELPADKVPCPSCSIPLYCSQHCQIQAGGRMLQNVLDNQDIFKNLSDGLRKYVQEITSQSFSDLRTEDVPEHKHECDGVHWPAILPSEIVLAGRIVAKFVVQRSVFADASNLVDMLNLSHHFSEMHTDSKLECIIYSIILSSCLQQFFPCQLAINGNTISQITILISQIRTNSISIVRMKSFDAPGSPDQRGRLSSVVPFTCNMEQVRVGQAIYTTGSLFNHSCKPNIHAYFNSRTLFIRATAFTSVGCPLELSYGPQVGQLDCKGRLKLLEDEYSFRCQCSGCSLVHISDLVLNAFCCINPNCHGVVLDRSIFNCENTKTKDFLTVDNQSKLEPLMQTDSFLHAGPSHCLKCGSYRDIKSSCSTVDEAGIHFTRL, via the exons ATGGAGAAGCTGAAGTCACTGGTGCCGGAGAACTTGAAGCAGATGGTGGGTTCGAACACCGCCGATGATCTTTCCTCATCGTGTTCTTTCTTATTACGCCTTTTTCAGCAATCGCAGCTCTTCTTCCAA GTCATCCGGGACGTGGCAGTGGATCCTGAAAATGCTCTCTGTGGTAAGAAGATGGACGCTGCTCTGGAGTTGAAACGCCAGGGGAATCAATGCTTCTTGAAGGGGGATTATGCTAATGCGTTGGTTTATTATTCCCAG GCTCTGCAAGTGGCTCCAATGAATGCTGTTGACATGGACAAGAATTTAGTTGCAACCTTGTATGTGAATCGAGCATCAGTTTTGCAT AAAATGGATATGCAATTGGAGTGTTTACGAGATTGCAATAGAGCACTTCAGATTTCATCAACCTATGCAAAG GCATGGTATAGAAGAGGTAAAGCAAATGTTAGTATGGAAAATTTTGATGATGCTATCTGTGACTTTCAAATTTCTAAGCACGTGGAGGTATCATTCAATGGAAAGAAGCAGATAGATGATGAACTGAAGGTCATCCAACATCATCATAATAGGTCGAATCCAGTAAATGAACATAGCAAGAGCAAATTAGATGATTTTGGTATGCTAG ATGAGCCAATCCAAGTAAAATTACATGTCACCACATCAGATAAGGGGAGAGGAATGGTTTCACCCACTGAGTTACCTCCATCATCCTTGGTTCATGTTGAAGAACCTTATGCCTTG GTAATATTGAAGCATTGTAGAGAAACTCATTGCCATTACTGCTTGAATGAACTACCAGCAGATAAAGTACCTTGTCCATCATGCTCAATTCCTCTGTACTGCTCCCAACATTGCCAAATACAAGCAGGGGGGCGAATGCTACAAAATGTTCTAGATAATCaagatattttcaaaaatctGTCTGATGGCCTCAGAAAGTATGTTCAAGAAATAACTTCGCAAAGTTTTTCCGACTTGAGGACTGAAGATGTTCCTGAACATAAACATGAATGTGATGGTGTGCATTGGCCTGCAATATTGCCATCTGAAATAGTTTTGGCTGGGCGAATAGTGGCTAAATTTGTAGTGCAGAGAAGTGTCTTTGCAGATGCTTCTAACCTTGTGGATATGTTG AATCTTTCACACCATTTTTCGGAAATGCACACTGACAGCAAGCTGGAGTGTATCATCTATTCCATTATATTATCAAGTTGTCTTCAGCAATTCTTCCCTTGTCAACTTGCAATAAATGGGAACACTATCTCGCAG ATTACAATACTTATATCCCAAATTAGGACAAACTCTATATCTATTGTTCGTATGAAATCCTTTGATGCACCAGGATCACCAGATCAGCGTGGAAGATTATCTAGTGTGGTTCCTTTTACTTGTAATATGGAACAA GTCAGAGTAGGTCAAGCTATTTATACAACTGGAAGCTTGTTTAACCATTCCTGCAAACCAAACATCCATGCGTATTTCAATTCACGTACCCTCTTTATTCGGGCAACTGCGTTCACGTCAGTGGGGTGCCCCCTAGAGTTGTCATATGGTCCACAG GTTGGTCAGTTGGATTGTAAAGGCCGTCTTAAGTTGCTAGAGGATGAGTACTCTTTTAGATGCCAGTGTAGTGGTTGCTCGTTGGTGCATATATCTGACCTTGTCCTCAACGCTTTTTGCTGCATTAATCCAAATTGCCACGGTGTAGTCTTGGATAGATCCATCTTCAACTGTGAAAACACGAAAACTAAGGACTTTCTTACGGTCGACAACCAAAGTAAACTGGAGCCTTTAATGCag ACTGACAGCTTCCTTCATGCTGGTCCTAGCCATTGTTTGAAATGTGGATCTTATCGTGATATAAAATCATCTTGTTCGACAGTGGATGAGGCTGGGATTCACTTTACAAG ATTATGA